In the Nitrospirota bacterium genome, one interval contains:
- the lpxD gene encoding UDP-3-O-(3-hydroxymyristoyl)glucosamine N-acyltransferase, with amino-acid sequence MNINEFAKIVNGEVIGGNPEKVVTGVSGVREAGEGDITFIASPQYLKYLVNSRASCVIVKEVIPDLFIAQIKVMNPYYAFAKAIECFYPKTPHPVTISSEASISESALIGNGVTIYPFVVVSAHAIIGDNSVIMPGAFIGENTSIGRDCLIYPNVTIREGITIGNRVIIHAGSVIGSDGYGYVLEKGEHYKIPQVGGVVIEEDVEIGSNVSIDRATLGNTLIKRGAKIDNLCQIAHNVSIGEKSLIVSQVGIAGSTEIGDFVILGGQVGVGDHTTIESGTSVAGGAGVMNNNLKKGVYSGTPAIPHAKWLRAQALFAKLPEMNKKIRELEEKMDRLVKGETL; translated from the coding sequence ATGAATATTAATGAGTTTGCAAAGATCGTCAACGGCGAGGTTATTGGTGGAAACCCCGAGAAAGTCGTTACCGGGGTTTCCGGTGTCAGAGAGGCTGGCGAAGGTGATATAACCTTTATTGCATCACCCCAGTATCTTAAGTATCTTGTCAACTCACGAGCTTCTTGCGTCATTGTAAAGGAAGTCATTCCCGACCTTTTCATTGCACAGATCAAGGTCATGAATCCTTATTATGCCTTTGCAAAGGCAATTGAGTGCTTTTATCCCAAAACCCCGCATCCTGTCACAATCAGTTCGGAGGCCTCTATTTCAGAGAGCGCTTTAATTGGAAACGGCGTGACGATCTATCCTTTTGTTGTGGTATCTGCTCATGCGATTATTGGAGACAACTCGGTCATTATGCCTGGGGCTTTTATCGGAGAAAATACGAGTATCGGCAGGGACTGCCTTATCTATCCGAATGTAACGATCCGGGAAGGAATAACTATCGGAAACCGGGTTATAATTCATGCGGGCTCGGTCATCGGATCCGACGGGTATGGCTATGTACTTGAAAAAGGGGAGCATTACAAGATCCCCCAAGTTGGTGGAGTAGTCATCGAAGAAGATGTAGAAATTGGCTCAAATGTCTCAATCGATCGGGCGACCCTCGGCAATACTCTCATAAAAAGAGGGGCAAAAATTGATAATCTGTGTCAAATTGCCCATAATGTTTCAATCGGAGAAAAATCTCTGATCGTTTCTCAGGTCGGTATAGCAGGCAGCACGGAAATCGGGGATTTTGTTATTCTTGGTGGTCAGGTTGGGGTAGGAGATCACACTACTATTGAGTCTGGCACAAGTGTGGCTGGGGGCGCAGGAGTTATGAATAATAACCTGAAAAAGGGTGTCTACTCGGGGACCCCTGCCATACCTCATGCCAAATGGTTACGGGCGCAGGCATTGTTTGCAAAGTTGCCAGAGATGAATAAAAAGATCAGGGAACTTGAGGAAAAAATGGACCGTCTGGTCAAGGGAGAAACCTTATGA
- the bamA gene encoding outer membrane protein assembly factor BamA, producing the protein MRKTVLLIIVLVMASYTGLFAQAQPLVNAIEVKGLKRIEEGAVKAKLSHKLGEPISQEKTNEDIKSVFKLGYFEDVKVEIEAFEGGVKLIYLVREKPAIIRIELQGNKKIEDTKIREKISITPGSIADTVLIQDNATKIGKYYEEEGYWLTNIVPVIKKITENEVTLTYQIDEGDKIKIKSIVIEGNKNLSSGKIKKVMETKEWWLFSFIGSGGYLKKDQLDTDMEKVRNLYFNNGFLKVVVGEPEISVDKEKKGMTIKLRISEGEQYKVASVGILGNKLYDEDTIRKLIILKVGSLFQKNILEKDMLAISDLYSRNGYALVSVIPNLTPEDQNKTVQIVLGIEEGDKYRIGRVEISGNLKTRDKVIRREIRLDEGEIFDSSKLKRSYERINNLGFFEHVDMVPKPKYEGKSVDIDVKVKERPTGFMSIGGGYSSADAFIATADITQGNLFGKGQYVKLKGELGGKTSYYELSFRDPYFMDRPISLSTGLYRHHREYIEYNKQAYGLYVGFGKSFDEYWKGDITYNFERATIDNIKEGASSIVTDQAGTSTTSSVTPTITRDSRDNYLDPTRGSRNSLAVTVAGLGGTNGFVKAVIDSGWFFPIGETTFMARGRLGYSKAIFGKKLPLYERFYVGGINTVRGLGFGEAGPRDTATNDPIGGTSELIFNFEYIFPLSSEMKLKGLTFFDAGNAYDNFSDLGKLRYTAGLGVRWISPFGPIRLEWGYNISQKRDESASKFEFAFGSFF; encoded by the coding sequence ATGCGCAAAACAGTTCTGCTGATAATCGTACTCGTAATGGCATCATATACGGGACTGTTTGCCCAAGCACAGCCTCTGGTCAATGCCATAGAGGTCAAGGGACTCAAGCGCATCGAAGAAGGAGCAGTCAAAGCTAAACTTTCCCATAAACTGGGGGAACCCATATCTCAGGAAAAAACCAACGAAGATATAAAATCCGTTTTTAAGTTGGGATATTTTGAGGATGTTAAGGTTGAGATTGAGGCTTTTGAGGGAGGGGTCAAGCTTATCTATCTTGTTCGGGAAAAACCTGCAATTATCCGCATTGAACTTCAGGGCAACAAAAAAATAGAGGACACGAAAATCAGGGAAAAAATATCCATTACGCCCGGCTCCATCGCAGACACTGTTCTGATCCAGGATAATGCGACAAAAATCGGCAAATACTATGAAGAAGAGGGATATTGGCTCACAAATATTGTCCCTGTCATAAAGAAAATTACAGAGAATGAAGTGACTCTTACCTATCAGATAGACGAAGGGGACAAGATCAAGATCAAGAGCATTGTCATCGAAGGCAACAAGAATCTATCATCGGGCAAAATCAAAAAAGTCATGGAGACCAAGGAGTGGTGGCTCTTTTCATTTATTGGTTCAGGCGGATATCTCAAAAAAGATCAACTTGATACTGATATGGAAAAGGTCAGAAACCTTTATTTCAATAACGGATTTTTAAAAGTTGTCGTTGGAGAGCCGGAAATTTCCGTTGACAAGGAAAAGAAGGGCATGACTATTAAGCTGCGTATTTCCGAGGGCGAGCAGTATAAGGTCGCATCCGTCGGTATTTTAGGCAATAAACTGTATGACGAAGACACGATCAGAAAGTTAATTATCCTCAAGGTAGGCAGCCTTTTTCAGAAAAATATCCTCGAAAAAGACATGCTTGCTATTTCAGACCTCTATTCCAGAAACGGATATGCACTTGTCTCTGTCATTCCCAACCTTACCCCTGAAGATCAAAATAAAACAGTCCAGATTGTGCTCGGCATCGAAGAAGGTGATAAATACCGGATCGGCAGAGTCGAGATATCCGGGAATCTGAAGACAAGGGACAAGGTAATCAGAAGAGAAATCCGGCTTGATGAAGGTGAGATTTTCGATAGTTCTAAGTTAAAAAGAAGCTATGAAAGAATTAATAATCTTGGTTTTTTTGAACATGTCGATATGGTCCCAAAACCCAAATATGAAGGCAAATCCGTTGATATCGATGTCAAGGTTAAGGAGCGGCCGACCGGTTTTATGAGTATCGGCGGCGGATACAGTTCTGCAGATGCCTTCATTGCAACAGCCGATATTACACAAGGGAATCTATTTGGGAAAGGGCAATATGTAAAGCTTAAAGGGGAGCTTGGCGGCAAGACTTCATATTATGAGCTGTCTTTCCGTGATCCGTATTTTATGGATAGACCCATCTCCCTTTCAACTGGCCTGTATCGTCACCATCGCGAGTATATCGAATATAACAAGCAGGCATACGGGCTGTATGTTGGATTTGGCAAATCCTTTGATGAATACTGGAAGGGTGACATCACCTATAATTTTGAAAGGGCAACCATTGATAACATTAAAGAGGGTGCGTCAAGCATTGTAACTGACCAGGCCGGGACAAGCACCACCAGCAGCGTAACGCCAACGATAACAAGGGACAGCAGAGATAACTATCTTGATCCGACAAGAGGATCGAGGAACTCTCTGGCCGTTACCGTGGCAGGTCTTGGAGGAACAAACGGTTTTGTCAAGGCAGTCATCGATTCAGGCTGGTTCTTTCCGATAGGAGAGACAACTTTTATGGCAAGAGGGCGACTGGGATATTCAAAGGCTATTTTCGGAAAAAAACTTCCACTGTACGAGCGATTCTATGTGGGAGGAATCAATACAGTCAGAGGGCTTGGCTTTGGCGAAGCCGGTCCGCGCGACACGGCTACGAACGATCCGATTGGAGGCACTTCCGAGCTCATCTTTAACTTTGAGTATATTTTCCCTCTTTCATCTGAGATGAAATTGAAAGGACTTACTTTTTTCGATGCAGGGAATGCATATGATAATTTCAGCGACTTAGGCAAGTTGAGATATACGGCAGGACTCGGTGTCCGGTGGATCTCTCCTTTTGGTCCTATTCGGCTTGAGTGGGGCTACAATATTTCCCAAAAACGCGACGAGAGCGCCAGCAAATTTGAGTTTGCATTCGGAAGTTTTTTCTAA
- the lpxA gene encoding acyl-ACP--UDP-N-acetylglucosamine O-acyltransferase produces MKSSIHKTAIIDRKAKIDLGVEIGPFSIVKKGVHIKKGTKLLSHVIIEGNTDIGENCTFYPFSSIGFPPQDLKYRDESTKLIIGDNNIVREYVTIHRASVGGDETTTVGSNNYLMAYVHIAHNCKVGNYIVMANAATLAGHVVVEDFTIIGGLSAVHQFSRIGRYAMVGGLSGVVQDIPPYMVAAGSRAKLFGPNTIGLKRHGFSDPAITAIKKAYKILFREKRPLKDAIKKVQEDFSGFKEIKHLVEFIEKNKRGICR; encoded by the coding sequence ATGAAATCATCGATCCACAAGACAGCAATTATTGACCGTAAGGCCAAAATAGATTTGGGCGTCGAAATCGGCCCCTTCAGTATCGTCAAAAAAGGCGTGCACATTAAGAAAGGCACAAAGCTTTTGTCGCACGTGATTATTGAGGGCAATACTGATATAGGAGAGAACTGCACTTTTTATCCTTTTTCGAGCATTGGATTCCCGCCGCAGGACCTTAAATACCGGGATGAGTCTACAAAACTGATTATCGGGGACAACAACATTGTTAGGGAATATGTAACGATTCACAGGGCATCAGTTGGCGGAGATGAAACGACTACAGTCGGCAGCAACAACTATCTCATGGCATACGTCCATATAGCTCACAATTGCAAGGTCGGAAATTATATCGTCATGGCAAACGCTGCAACTCTGGCAGGTCATGTTGTCGTAGAAGACTTTACTATCATTGGTGGACTTTCTGCTGTACACCAATTCTCACGAATTGGACGATATGCCATGGTGGGTGGTCTCAGCGGCGTAGTTCAGGACATCCCGCCTTATATGGTCGCAGCAGGCTCACGTGCAAAGCTTTTTGGTCCTAACACCATTGGCCTAAAAAGGCACGGTTTTTCTGATCCGGCAATAACTGCGATAAAGAAAGCATATAAAATTCTTTTTAGGGAGAAACGGCCGCTCAAGGATGCGATCAAAAAAGTCCAGGAGGATTTTAGCGGCTTTAAAGAGATAAAGCACCTTGTCGAGTTTATTGAAAAGAACAAGCGCGGCATATGCAGATAG
- a CDS encoding OmpH family outer membrane protein: MRKIAWFVVIILLVTGTSFAADTLKVGFVDLVKALNESEAGKKAKADLEFLIKSKQVSIDEKGKAIEKGKNDLEKQASVLSQDARKSKEEELERLIREYQRLVSDSQGEVKKKESELTGEILKDIRAIIQKIGQDEAYTLILENAEGQILYSKKDIDLTDAVIKKHNETKVKAKK, translated from the coding sequence ATGAGAAAAATAGCATGGTTCGTAGTGATTATTTTATTGGTAACCGGCACATCCTTTGCAGCAGACACTCTTAAAGTCGGATTTGTTGATCTCGTTAAGGCGCTTAACGAATCTGAAGCAGGGAAAAAAGCAAAGGCAGATCTTGAGTTTCTGATCAAGTCAAAACAGGTCTCAATAGATGAAAAAGGCAAGGCAATCGAAAAGGGGAAAAATGATCTTGAAAAACAGGCCTCCGTACTTTCTCAGGATGCCAGGAAATCTAAAGAGGAAGAGCTGGAGCGCCTGATCAGGGAATATCAGCGGCTTGTTTCAGACTCTCAGGGTGAGGTAAAGAAAAAAGAAAGCGAGCTAACAGGCGAGATATTAAAAGATATTCGTGCCATTATTCAGAAGATAGGGCAGGACGAGGCATATACCCTTATTCTTGAAAATGCTGAAGGTCAGATTTTATACTCTAAAAAGGATATCGACTTGACTGATGCAGTCATTAAGAAGCATAACGAAACAAAGGTTAAAGCAAAGAAATAA
- the rpoC gene encoding DNA-directed RNA polymerase subunit beta', protein MTEDIYSIFQKPKNPTDFEAMRIKLASPERIREWSYGEVKKPETINYRTFKPERDGLFCAKIFGPIKDWECICGKYKRMKHRGIVCDKCGVEVIQSKVRRERLGHIELASPVAHIWFLKGVPSRIGILLDMTMRNLEKVLYFESYIVIDPGDTPLKARELLTDDEHKKKFAEYGTRFKVGMGAEAIRELLRAIDLEPLSIELKTKIREAASIGVKKKLTKRLKVVEAFRMSENKPDWMIMDVIPVLPPDLRPLVPLEGGRFATSDLNDLYRRVINRNNRLKRLVELKAPSVIIKNEKRMLQEAVDALFDNGRRSKVLKTATKRPLKSLSDMIKGKQGRFRQNLLGKRVDYSGRSVIVVGPDLKLHQCGLPKRMALELFKPFIFNKLEERGYATTIKAAKKLVEKESPEVWDALEEVIRDTPVLLNRAPTLHRLGIQAFDPILVEGKAIKLHPLVCTAFNADFDGDQMAVHVPLSIEAQVEARVLMMSVNNVLSPANGKPILLPTQDMVLGIYYLMKERKGGKGEGMVFSDPQDVRVAYDAGRLGEHSKIKVRIDGVMTETTTGRVLFSEIVPKGIAFEDINKDMTKKALSKIIEDSYKRVGRRETVVFLDKLEKLGFHFATKSGISICMADMHIPVKKKEMIGRAEKDVMEVQNQYAEGLITQGERYNKVIDIWANVTERIADEMMKELGAEDEKMASEEELQEKRSFNSIFMMADSGARGSTAQIRQLAGMRGLMAKPSGEIIETPITANFREGLTPLQYFISTHGARKGLADTALKTANSGYLTRRLVDVAQDVLITEDDCGTTDGIEVTNLIEGGEIIQQLEERLIGRYSVEDIKDQDKVIIVKRNHEITEEIAKAIIEAPKDRVKIRSVLTCISKFGVCAKCYGKDLGRGGYVEIGESVGIIAAQSIGEPGTQLTMRTFHIGGTASKVVAQTVLEAKHSGIVKFININTVKNREGFHVVMNRNGNIAITDSKGREREKYSVVYGAKLHVEEGKRVEIGQKLVEWDPYSVPILTEVGGRIALGDIVEGVTVKEEVDETTGLSHKVIIEYPVNMRPRISIKDEHGKATLKIPSTGNLARYQLPSGAHIVVDKHSIVYPGDILAKMPRETTKTKDITGGLPRVAELFEARKPKEQAVVSEIDGIVEFRSALKGKRVVVVKGGEVTKEYDIPKGKHVSVHEGDWVKAGEALMDGAVNPHSILDILGPRELQSYLVDEVQKVYRLQGVSINDKHIETIVRQMMKKVRIEDSGDTAFLIGEQVDRIAFQDENMRVKAESGKPAQGKPLLLGITKASLTTDSFISAASFQETTRVLTEAAINGSIDELRGLKENVIMGRIIPAGTGMKHYRNTFVQREQVPVVPETPAIAE, encoded by the coding sequence ATGACAGAAGATATTTATTCCATATTCCAAAAGCCTAAGAATCCGACTGATTTCGAAGCAATGAGAATAAAGCTTGCATCGCCTGAGAGGATCAGGGAATGGTCCTACGGCGAAGTAAAGAAGCCAGAAACGATCAATTATCGTACATTCAAACCCGAGCGAGATGGCCTTTTTTGCGCAAAGATCTTCGGTCCTATTAAAGACTGGGAATGTATCTGCGGAAAATACAAGAGAATGAAGCACCGCGGTATTGTCTGCGACAAGTGCGGCGTAGAGGTCATTCAGTCGAAGGTGAGGCGGGAAAGACTTGGCCATATTGAGCTTGCAAGTCCGGTCGCCCATATCTGGTTTCTAAAGGGTGTTCCGAGCCGCATTGGAATTCTCCTTGACATGACCATGAGGAATCTTGAAAAGGTGCTCTATTTCGAAAGCTACATTGTTATTGATCCCGGAGATACGCCTCTTAAGGCCAGAGAACTTCTTACTGACGATGAGCATAAAAAGAAGTTCGCTGAATATGGGACCAGGTTTAAGGTCGGCATGGGAGCAGAGGCTATAAGAGAATTGCTCAGAGCCATAGATCTTGAACCGCTCAGTATTGAACTGAAGACCAAGATCAGGGAAGCTGCCTCAATCGGAGTCAAGAAGAAGCTTACCAAGAGACTGAAGGTTGTCGAAGCGTTCAGAATGTCAGAGAACAAGCCTGATTGGATGATTATGGATGTTATCCCGGTTCTGCCTCCTGATCTCAGACCTCTCGTTCCTCTTGAGGGTGGCCGGTTTGCGACATCAGACCTGAACGATCTTTATCGACGGGTTATCAACAGGAACAACAGGCTCAAGAGGCTTGTTGAACTCAAGGCACCGAGTGTCATCATTAAGAACGAAAAGAGAATGCTCCAGGAAGCGGTTGATGCGCTTTTTGATAACGGCCGCAGATCCAAGGTGCTCAAGACAGCCACAAAAAGACCGCTCAAGTCCCTGAGCGATATGATTAAAGGCAAACAGGGACGGTTCAGGCAGAACCTCCTTGGCAAAAGAGTCGACTATTCAGGCAGATCGGTAATCGTTGTAGGGCCGGATCTGAAGCTTCACCAGTGCGGGCTTCCCAAAAGAATGGCACTTGAACTTTTCAAACCATTCATCTTCAATAAGCTTGAGGAAAGGGGATATGCAACTACGATAAAGGCTGCAAAAAAGCTTGTTGAGAAAGAGTCTCCCGAGGTTTGGGATGCGCTTGAAGAGGTGATCCGGGACACGCCGGTGCTCCTCAACCGTGCTCCTACCCTGCACAGGCTCGGTATTCAGGCATTTGATCCTATCCTTGTGGAAGGTAAAGCTATTAAACTCCATCCGCTTGTCTGTACCGCATTCAATGCGGACTTTGATGGTGATCAGATGGCTGTTCACGTTCCTCTTTCGATAGAAGCTCAGGTCGAGGCGAGAGTTCTGATGATGTCAGTTAATAATGTGCTTTCTCCTGCCAATGGCAAGCCCATTCTTCTGCCGACACAGGATATGGTTCTTGGCATCTACTATCTCATGAAAGAGAGAAAGGGAGGCAAGGGTGAAGGCATGGTCTTCTCTGATCCTCAGGATGTCAGAGTTGCCTATGATGCCGGACGACTGGGCGAGCATTCAAAGATTAAGGTGCGTATCGATGGCGTAATGACGGAGACGACAACGGGAAGAGTGCTCTTTTCTGAGATCGTGCCAAAGGGTATCGCCTTTGAGGACATCAATAAGGATATGACCAAGAAGGCCCTCTCGAAGATTATCGAGGATTCATACAAGAGGGTTGGAAGGCGTGAAACCGTTGTATTTCTTGATAAACTTGAGAAGCTCGGCTTCCATTTTGCGACGAAGTCAGGCATCTCTATCTGCATGGCGGATATGCATATCCCGGTCAAGAAAAAAGAGATGATAGGCAGGGCCGAGAAGGACGTTATGGAGGTGCAGAACCAGTATGCCGAAGGACTCATTACCCAGGGTGAACGATACAATAAAGTCATTGATATATGGGCAAATGTTACTGAGCGCATTGCTGATGAGATGATGAAGGAACTCGGCGCTGAGGATGAGAAGATGGCTTCAGAGGAAGAACTTCAGGAAAAAAGGTCTTTTAATAGTATTTTCATGATGGCCGATTCTGGCGCCAGAGGAAGTACTGCTCAGATAAGACAGCTTGCGGGTATGAGAGGTCTGATGGCAAAGCCTTCAGGCGAGATTATTGAGACGCCGATTACCGCAAACTTCAGGGAAGGCCTTACGCCCCTTCAGTATTTTATTTCAACGCACGGAGCGCGTAAGGGTCTTGCTGATACGGCATTGAAAACAGCAAATTCCGGTTACCTCACCAGAAGGCTTGTTGATGTTGCGCAGGATGTTCTCATTACGGAGGACGACTGCGGCACCACGGACGGCATCGAAGTGACCAACCTTATTGAGGGTGGTGAGATCATCCAGCAGCTCGAGGAGAGACTGATTGGCAGATATTCGGTCGAGGATATCAAGGATCAGGATAAAGTCATTATCGTAAAGAGGAATCACGAGATTACTGAAGAAATCGCAAAGGCGATCATTGAAGCACCAAAAGACAGGGTAAAGATCAGGTCAGTTCTCACCTGCATATCCAAGTTTGGTGTATGCGCAAAGTGTTACGGCAAAGATTTGGGCAGAGGCGGCTATGTTGAGATTGGCGAGTCGGTCGGCATCATTGCGGCACAGTCCATTGGTGAGCCCGGGACACAGCTTACCATGAGAACGTTCCATATCGGTGGAACAGCGTCAAAAGTAGTTGCACAGACTGTTCTTGAGGCAAAGCATTCAGGGATTGTTAAGTTTATCAATATTAATACTGTCAAGAACCGTGAGGGTTTCCATGTTGTCATGAACAGAAACGGCAACATTGCGATCACGGATTCAAAAGGCAGAGAGCGCGAGAAGTATTCTGTCGTCTATGGCGCCAAACTCCATGTTGAGGAGGGCAAGAGAGTTGAGATTGGCCAAAAGCTGGTCGAATGGGATCCATACTCAGTGCCTATTCTTACTGAGGTTGGCGGTAGAATTGCTCTTGGCGATATTGTTGAAGGCGTGACGGTTAAAGAAGAGGTGGATGAAACGACCGGTCTTTCCCACAAGGTTATTATTGAATACCCTGTGAACATGCGGCCGAGAATTTCGATCAAGGATGAACATGGAAAAGCTACGCTTAAGATTCCAAGTACGGGAAACCTTGCGCGGTATCAGCTGCCTTCAGGAGCTCATATTGTTGTAGACAAGCATAGCATTGTCTATCCCGGAGACATCCTTGCCAAAATGCCTCGGGAGACAACAAAAACAAAAGATATTACCGGCGGTCTTCCGAGAGTTGCCGAGCTTTTTGAGGCGCGGAAGCCAAAGGAACAGGCAGTTGTTTCTGAGATTGACGGCATTGTCGAGTTCCGGAGTGCCCTCAAAGGCAAGCGCGTCGTTGTTGTTAAAGGCGGCGAGGTCACAAAGGAATACGATATCCCCAAAGGCAAGCATGTAAGTGTGCATGAAGGTGATTGGGTTAAAGCTGGCGAGGCACTTATGGATGGCGCTGTCAACCCCCATAGCATCCTCGATATCCTCGGGCCAAGAGAGCTTCAAAGCTACCTTGTCGATGAGGTCCAGAAGGTGTACCGGTTGCAGGGTGTTTCGATCAACGACAAGCATATCGAGACGATCGTGCGCCAGATGATGAAGAAGGTGAGAATTGAGGATTCCGGAGACACGGCTTTCCTTATTGGTGAGCAGGTTGACCGAATCGCATTTCAGGATGAAAATATGAGGGTCAAGGCTGAAAGCGGCAAGCCTGCACAGGGTAAGCCCCTGCTTCTGGGAATTACCAAGGCGTCGCTTACTACGGACAGTTTCATCTCGGCAGCGTCTTTCCAGGAGACGACCCGGGTTCTTACTGAGGCAGCGATCAACGGCAGCATTGATGAGCTTCGCGGATTGAAGGAGAATGTTATCATGGGCAGAATTATCCCCGCAGGTACAGGCATGAAACATTATCGCAACACGTTTGTCCAGAGGGAACAAGTCCCTGTTGTTCCGGAGACTCCAGCGATTGCTGAGTAA
- the lpxI gene encoding UDP-2,3-diacylglucosamine diphosphatase LpxI (LpxI, functionally equivalent to LpxH, replaces it in LPS biosynthesis in a minority of bacteria.): MQIASKLGLIAGNGELPKAVAEEARAKGYEVIAAGLEPLAERDLASVVDKIKWINVGKLGELIRFLKKSGVKEAVMAGKVPKSLLYKSRITPDLRAMKLLFSLKDKSDDSILLALAKELQKEGITLLNTTDFTSSLLTPEGVITREGPTENEWKDIAFGWKIAKEIGRLDIGQTVVIRNQAVMAIEAIEGTDAAINRGGTLAGSGAVVIKVSKPQQDMRFDVPVVGHATLRSMIDVQARVLAVESGKSIIINKEELIKGAEKAGIAIVGVSDTATR, encoded by the coding sequence ATGCAGATAGCTTCAAAGCTTGGCCTCATAGCGGGAAATGGAGAGCTCCCAAAGGCAGTTGCTGAAGAGGCTCGGGCAAAGGGATATGAAGTCATTGCTGCAGGGCTTGAACCGCTGGCAGAAAGAGACCTTGCCTCTGTTGTCGATAAAATTAAGTGGATCAATGTTGGTAAACTCGGCGAGCTTATACGCTTCTTGAAAAAATCAGGAGTAAAGGAAGCTGTCATGGCCGGCAAGGTCCCAAAGTCCCTGCTCTACAAAAGCAGGATTACGCCGGACCTTAGAGCAATGAAGCTCCTTTTTTCGCTGAAGGATAAAAGCGACGACTCTATTCTCCTGGCCCTGGCAAAAGAATTACAAAAGGAAGGGATTACCCTTCTAAACACCACTGATTTCACATCCTCACTGCTTACTCCCGAAGGTGTAATTACCAGGGAAGGCCCAACCGAAAACGAATGGAAGGATATTGCTTTTGGCTGGAAGATTGCCAAGGAGATCGGGAGGCTTGATATCGGTCAGACTGTTGTGATTCGAAATCAGGCTGTTATGGCCATTGAGGCCATAGAGGGAACTGACGCAGCAATCAATAGAGGCGGCACGCTGGCAGGAAGCGGAGCCGTCGTCATCAAGGTCAGCAAGCCTCAACAGGATATGCGTTTCGATGTGCCGGTCGTCGGACACGCTACGCTCAGGTCAATGATTGATGTGCAGGCACGGGTACTTGCAGTTGAGTCGGGCAAGAGTATTATCATAAATAAAGAAGAACTTATTAAAGGGGCCGAAAAAGCCGGCATTGCAATTGTCGGCGTCAGCGATACGGCAACGAGGTGA
- the fabZ gene encoding 3-hydroxyacyl-ACP dehydratase FabZ, translated as MMNITDIMKKLPHRYPFLLVDRIIAMEPSVSITGIKNVTINEPFFQGHFPGQPIMPGVLIIEAMAQVGGVLAFSTSSEAKSVFFMSIEKAKFRKPVVPGDQLKMELKVIQHRGNVWKLSGVAKVDDKVVAEADLTAMLTNQEA; from the coding sequence ATGATGAATATTACTGATATTATGAAAAAGCTGCCGCACAGATATCCGTTTTTACTCGTTGACAGAATTATCGCGATGGAGCCAAGCGTCAGTATAACAGGAATAAAAAATGTAACCATCAACGAGCCTTTTTTTCAGGGGCATTTCCCTGGACAGCCGATCATGCCCGGTGTTCTCATCATTGAGGCGATGGCACAGGTGGGCGGGGTACTTGCGTTTAGTACCAGCTCGGAGGCGAAATCCGTATTTTTTATGAGTATTGAAAAGGCTAAATTCAGAAAGCCGGTTGTGCCCGGCGATCAGCTGAAAATGGAACTGAAGGTTATCCAGCATCGTGGTAATGTCTGGAAGCTCTCGGGGGTAGCAAAAGTTGATGACAAGGTCGTAGCTGAAGCAGATCTCACCGCAATGCTCACGAATCAGGAAGCCTGA